GCTCAAGTTTCATCAATGCATCCACAGTCTGCGGGGTTGGCTCAAATATATCTATCAGCCTTTTATGGGTTCTTATCTCAAATTGCTCCCTTGACTTTTTATCTATATGTGGTGATCTGAGAACACAGAATTTCTGTATCCTTGTTGGCAGTGGTACTGGTCCAACTACTTGTGCACC
Above is a window of Syntrophorhabdaceae bacterium DNA encoding:
- the rpsJ gene encoding 30S ribosomal protein S10: MRQKIRICLKAFDHRLLDQSVKEIVDAARKTGAQVVGPVPLPTRIQKFCVLRSPHIDKKSREQFEIRTHKRLIDIFEPTPQTVDALMKLELAAGVDVEIKS